The following are from one region of the Atribacterota bacterium genome:
- the fsa gene encoding fructose-6-phosphate aldolase gives MVRTKFFIDTAFVDEVRQALELGILDGVTTNPTLVSKTGRGFKEVIMEICKIVPGPVSAEVVSLDAEGMIREGRELHGWAPNIVVKIPMTAEGLKAIRALASEGIAVNTTLIFHPLQALMAAKVGAKYVSPFVGRLDDISSDGMRLVADIVQIFRNYGMTAEVIVSSVRHPMHVVEAAKIGAHIVTLPFGVIQNLVRHPLTDIGLKNFLADWEKVPEKPF, from the coding sequence ATGGTGAGGACGAAATTTTTCATCGATACGGCTTTCGTGGATGAGGTTCGTCAGGCTCTTGAGCTGGGAATTCTTGATGGTGTGACCACTAATCCTACCTTGGTGAGCAAAACCGGACGAGGTTTTAAGGAAGTGATTATGGAAATTTGTAAAATTGTGCCTGGACCAGTCTCGGCTGAAGTGGTCAGTCTTGATGCCGAAGGTATGATCCGGGAAGGGAGAGAACTTCATGGCTGGGCACCCAATATTGTGGTCAAGATTCCCATGACCGCGGAGGGTTTGAAGGCGATTCGGGCCCTTGCTTCTGAGGGTATTGCTGTGAATACCACCCTCATTTTCCACCCTTTGCAGGCGCTCATGGCGGCAAAAGTCGGCGCAAAGTACGTCAGCCCCTTTGTAGGGAGACTCGATGACATATCGAGCGACGGTATGCGTCTTGTAGCCGACATCGTCCAGATTTTTCGAAATTATGGAATGACTGCTGAAGTCATCGTTTCATCGGTGCGTCATCCCATGCATGTGGTTGAAGCGGCAAAAATTGGAGCTCATATTGTCACCCTTCCTTTTGGTGTGATTCAGAACCTGGTCAGACATCCTCTCACTGATATCGGTTTGAAAAATTTTCTTGCTGATTGGGAGAAGGTTCCTGAAAAGCCGTTTTGA
- a CDS encoding pyridoxal phosphate-dependent aminotransferase, with protein sequence MEVPQEVSQLPRSGIRELMGMALAIPDSIRLEMGEPHFPTPAFVTERLQQFLLQGEIRYTPTVGIPSLREKIAAKLFAEKGWRVPVDQIMVLPGSLFGTVTVFRTVLRPGDEVLVPDPGFTNHFSQVELCGGKSVHYHLLPENQYLPDFAEIRRLVNSRTRAILVNSPSNPLGVVFSRETLEEIARLAEEYGLLVISDEAYEKYVYQGQHVGMFEMVSSERLVTIFSFSKTYALTGWRVGYMVVPPSLFPHCAKVAEYLIACTSHISQKAAEIALDLPREEIERMVRYYDDNRRIVTVLLSEGGFRFFNPQGGYYVWVDVREFGRPSLEFCKELLLREKVAFAPGDTFGESGEGFVRISICRRKEEVEEGVKRLISWRREHC encoded by the coding sequence ATGGAAGTGCCACAGGAAGTTTCACAACTCCCGCGTTCTGGGATTCGAGAGTTGATGGGGATGGCTCTCGCTATACCTGATTCCATTCGGCTGGAAATGGGTGAACCCCATTTCCCCACTCCTGCTTTTGTTACAGAGCGGTTACAGCAATTTTTGCTCCAGGGAGAAATTCGTTACACGCCTACAGTGGGCATTCCTTCTCTGCGGGAGAAAATTGCAGCTAAGCTTTTTGCAGAAAAAGGATGGCGGGTTCCGGTCGACCAGATTATGGTTTTACCTGGGTCACTGTTCGGAACTGTAACGGTTTTTCGTACCGTTCTTCGTCCAGGTGACGAGGTACTGGTACCTGATCCTGGCTTTACGAACCACTTTTCCCAAGTAGAACTCTGTGGAGGAAAATCGGTTCATTATCATCTCCTTCCTGAAAACCAGTACCTTCCCGATTTTGCCGAGATTCGCCGTCTGGTGAATTCTCGCACCAGAGCGATCCTCGTGAACTCTCCTTCCAATCCCTTAGGGGTGGTTTTCTCCCGGGAAACGCTAGAAGAAATTGCCCGTCTTGCTGAGGAATATGGGTTACTCGTGATTTCCGATGAGGCATACGAAAAATATGTGTATCAGGGTCAGCACGTCGGTATGTTTGAGATGGTGAGTTCAGAACGGTTGGTGACTATCTTTTCTTTTTCCAAAACCTATGCTCTCACCGGCTGGCGGGTGGGATATATGGTGGTTCCGCCGTCGCTTTTCCCTCACTGTGCGAAGGTTGCAGAATACCTCATTGCCTGTACTTCCCATATTTCTCAAAAGGCTGCTGAAATTGCTCTTGACCTTCCCAGAGAGGAAATCGAAAGAATGGTGCGTTATTATGACGATAACCGTCGTATTGTTACGGTTTTACTCTCTGAGGGTGGTTTTCGCTTCTTTAATCCTCAGGGAGGGTACTATGTGTGGGTGGATGTGCGAGAGTTTGGGAGGCCCTCACTGGAATTTTGCAAGGAACTGCTCCTCAGAGAAAAGGTCGCTTTCGCTCCTGGAGATACGTTTGGGGAGAGTGGAGAGGGATTTGTGCGGATTTCCATTTGTCGGCGAAAGGAGGAAGTTGAAGAAGGTGTAAAGAGATTAATTTCCTGGAGGAGAGAACATTGTTAA